The Bacillus sp. BGMRC 2118 genome window below encodes:
- the rpoB gene encoding DNA-directed RNA polymerase subunit beta, whose translation MTGQLVQYGRHRQRRSFARISEVLELPNLIEIQTSSYQWFLDEGLREMFQDISPIEDFTGNLSLEFIDYSLGEPKYAVDESKERDVTYSAPLRVKVRLLNKETGEVKEQDVFMGDFPLMTETGTFVINGAERVIVSQLVRSPSVYYSGKIDKNGKRGFTATVIPNRGAWLEYETDAKDVVYVRIDRTRKLPVTVLLRALGFGSDQEIIDLLGDNEYLRNTLDKDNTENTEKALLEIYERLRPGEPPTVENAKNLLESRFFDPKRYDLANVGRYKINKKLHIKNRLFNQRLADSLVDPETGEILVEKGTVLDRRTLDRVLPALEKNIGFETLRPSAGVIEDEITLQSIKIYAPVEGEGDRVINVLGNANIDESIKNITPGDIIASISYFFNLLYKVGDTDDIDHLGNRRLRSVGELLQNQFRIGLSRMERVVRERMSIQDTNAITPQALINIRPVIASIKEFFGSSQLSQFMDQTNPLAELTHKRRLSALGPGGLTRERAGFEVRDVHYSHYGRMCPIETPEGPNIGLINSLSSYAKVNRFGFIETPYRKVDPETGKVTSQIDYLTADEEDNYVVAQANARLSEDGSFVDTDIVARFRGENTVVHRERVDYMDVSPKQVVSAATACIPFLENDDSNRALMGANMQRQAVPLLNPEAPTVGTGMEYVSGKDSGAAVICKHPGIVEKVQAKEILVRRYTEVDGQKVKGDLDRYKLQKFIRSNQGTCYNQRPIVSAGDEVVKGEILADGPSMEKGELALGRNVLVAFMTWDGYNYEDAIIMSERLVKDDVYTSVHIEEYESEARDTKLGPEEITRDIPNVGEEALKNLDERGIIRVGAEVKDGDLLVGKVTPKGVTELTAEERLLHAIFGEKAREVRDTSLRVPHGGGGIVLDVKVFNREDGDELPPGVNQLVRAYIVQKRKISEGDKMAGRHGNKGVISRILPEEEMPFLPDGTPVDIMLNPLGVPSRMNIGQVLELHLGMAARKLGIHVASPVFDGANEEDVWNTLQEAGMSRDAKTVLYDGRSGEPFDNRVSVGVMYMIKLAHMVDDKLHARSTGPYSLVTQQPLGGKAQFGGQRFGEMEVWALEAYGAAYTLQEILTVKSDDVVGRVKTYEAIVKGENVPEPGVPESFKVLIKELQSLGMDVKILSSDDKEIEMRDLDDDDDQSTEKLNIDIEANEI comes from the coding sequence TTGACAGGTCAACTAGTTCAGTACGGACGCCACCGCCAACGCAGAAGCTTTGCTCGTATTAGTGAGGTTCTAGAATTACCAAATCTTATTGAAATTCAAACCTCTTCATATCAATGGTTTCTTGATGAGGGATTGCGCGAAATGTTTCAGGACATTTCTCCGATTGAGGATTTTACAGGGAACTTATCACTTGAGTTTATAGACTATAGCTTAGGTGAACCGAAGTATGCTGTCGATGAATCAAAAGAGAGAGATGTTACATATTCTGCACCTTTAAGGGTGAAGGTTCGTCTACTTAATAAAGAGACAGGCGAAGTTAAAGAGCAAGATGTATTTATGGGAGATTTCCCATTAATGACAGAGACAGGTACGTTCGTTATCAACGGGGCGGAACGTGTAATTGTTTCTCAGCTTGTTCGTTCTCCTAGTGTGTATTATAGTGGAAAAATTGATAAGAACGGAAAACGTGGATTCACGGCTACCGTTATTCCAAACCGTGGTGCTTGGCTTGAATATGAAACAGACGCAAAAGATGTAGTCTATGTTCGTATCGATCGTACACGAAAGCTACCAGTAACGGTTCTTTTGCGTGCCTTAGGGTTTGGTTCTGATCAAGAAATCATAGATTTATTAGGGGATAACGAGTATTTACGTAATACCCTTGATAAGGATAATACTGAAAACACAGAGAAAGCGTTGCTTGAAATCTATGAGCGCTTACGTCCGGGAGAACCCCCGACTGTGGAAAATGCGAAGAATCTATTAGAATCTAGATTTTTCGATCCGAAGCGTTATGATTTAGCTAACGTAGGTCGTTATAAGATTAATAAGAAATTACATATTAAGAATCGTTTATTTAACCAACGATTAGCAGACTCTCTAGTGGATCCTGAAACAGGTGAAATTCTAGTAGAAAAGGGTACTGTTCTTGACCGTCGTACGCTTGACCGTGTATTACCTGCATTGGAGAAGAATATAGGTTTTGAAACTCTTCGCCCATCAGCTGGAGTAATTGAAGATGAGATTACATTGCAATCTATCAAAATATACGCTCCTGTAGAAGGTGAAGGAGACCGAGTAATCAATGTATTAGGTAATGCAAACATTGATGAAAGTATTAAAAATATCACACCTGGTGATATCATTGCTTCTATTAGTTATTTCTTTAACTTATTGTACAAAGTGGGAGATACAGATGATATTGACCACCTAGGTAATCGTCGTTTACGTTCTGTAGGTGAACTATTACAGAATCAGTTCCGAATTGGATTATCTAGAATGGAGCGTGTGGTAAGAGAGAGAATGTCTATTCAAGACACGAATGCTATTACACCACAAGCATTAATCAATATCCGTCCTGTAATTGCTTCTATCAAGGAATTCTTCGGAAGTTCACAGTTATCTCAGTTCATGGACCAAACCAATCCATTAGCTGAATTAACACATAAGCGTAGATTATCTGCACTAGGACCTGGTGGTTTAACTCGTGAACGTGCAGGATTTGAAGTGCGTGACGTTCACTACTCTCACTACGGCCGTATGTGTCCGATTGAAACGCCTGAAGGTCCAAACATCGGATTAATTAACTCCTTATCTAGTTATGCAAAGGTAAACAGATTCGGTTTTATTGAAACACCGTATCGAAAAGTTGACCCGGAAACTGGTAAGGTAACAAGTCAAATTGACTACTTAACAGCCGATGAAGAGGATAATTATGTAGTTGCACAAGCAAACGCTAGATTGTCAGAAGATGGATCATTTGTAGATACTGATATCGTTGCACGTTTCCGTGGTGAGAACACAGTTGTTCACAGAGAACGTGTTGATTATATGGATGTATCTCCAAAACAAGTAGTATCTGCTGCAACAGCATGTATTCCATTCTTAGAAAATGATGACTCTAACCGTGCACTTATGGGTGCGAACATGCAACGTCAAGCAGTTCCGTTGTTGAATCCTGAAGCACCTACTGTTGGTACTGGTATGGAATATGTATCAGGTAAAGACTCTGGTGCTGCAGTTATTTGTAAACACCCAGGTATCGTTGAAAAAGTACAAGCGAAGGAAATTCTAGTACGACGCTATACAGAAGTAGACGGTCAAAAGGTTAAGGGTGATTTAGATCGATATAAATTACAAAAGTTTATCCGTTCAAATCAAGGTACTTGCTACAACCAACGTCCAATCGTAAGTGCAGGTGACGAAGTGGTGAAAGGTGAGATCTTAGCAGACGGGCCATCTATGGAAAAAGGTGAACTGGCTCTAGGAAGAAATGTCCTTGTAGCATTCATGACATGGGATGGATACAACTATGAAGATGCAATTATCATGAGTGAACGTCTTGTAAAAGATGATGTCTATACTTCTGTTCATATTGAAGAATACGAATCAGAAGCTCGTGATACAAAGCTTGGACCTGAAGAGATCACGCGTGATATACCAAACGTTGGAGAAGAGGCGCTAAAGAACCTTGACGAACGTGGAATTATCCGTGTAGGTGCTGAAGTAAAAGATGGTGATTTATTAGTAGGTAAAGTAACTCCTAAGGGAGTAACTGAGCTGACAGCTGAAGAACGTCTATTACATGCAATCTTTGGAGAAAAGGCTCGTGAAGTACGTGATACTTCACTTCGTGTACCACATGGCGGCGGTGGTATCGTACTAGATGTTAAAGTGTTTAACCGTGAAGATGGAGATGAGTTACCTCCTGGAGTTAACCAATTAGTACGTGCTTATATCGTTCAGAAGCGTAAGATATCTGAAGGGGATAAGATGGCAGGACGACATGGTAATAAAGGGGTTATCTCTCGTATATTACCTGAAGAAGAAATGCCATTCCTACCTGATGGTACACCAGTCGATATCATGTTAAATCCACTGGGAGTTCCATCACGTATGAACATCGGTCAGGTGTTAGAGTTGCATTTAGGTATGGCAGCTAGAAAGCTTGGCATTCATGTCGCTTCTCCTGTATTCGACGGAGCGAACGAAGAAGATGTTTGGAATACTCTTCAAGAAGCAGGGATGTCACGTGACGCAAAAACAGTATTATACGATGGTCGTTCTGGTGAGCCTTTCGATAACCGTGTATCTGTAGGTGTTATGTACATGATTAAACTTGCTCACATGGTAGATGACAAATTACATGCTCGTTCAACTGGACCATACTCATTAGTTACGCAACAACCGCTTGGTGGTAAAGCACAATTCGGTGGTCAGCGTTTCGGAGAGATGGAGGTATGGGCACTTGAAGCATACGGTGCAGCATACACATTACAAGAAATCCTTACTGTTAAGTCTGATGACGTTGTAGGTCGTGTGAAGACATACGAAGCTATTGTTAAAGGTGAAAACGTACCAGAACCAGGAGTTCCAGAATCATTTAAAGTATTAATTAAGGAACTTCAAAGTTTAGGGATGGATGTCAAAATCTTATCAAGTGATGATAAGGAAATTGAGATGAGAGACCTTGACGATGATGACGATCAGTCTACAGAGAAGTTAAATATCGATATAGAAGCAAACGAAATTTAA
- a CDS encoding class I SAM-dependent methyltransferase, with amino-acid sequence MSEHYYSQNPSVESKPVRFQFTLRGSSFEFTTDQGVFSKNEIDFGSRLLIESFEMPSTEGKILDVGCGYGPIGLSIAKEFATRKVDMVDVNERAMTLAKKNAEINGIHNVNIYYSDALRNIDYEEYAVILTNPPIRAGKKTVHEIFETGYSKLKPNGEMWIVIQKKQGAPSAIEKLKSMFTSVDVIAKSKGYFIICAKKQ; translated from the coding sequence ATGAGCGAACATTATTATTCTCAAAATCCGTCTGTAGAAAGTAAACCGGTACGATTTCAATTTACACTAAGAGGAAGCAGTTTTGAATTTACGACTGATCAGGGTGTATTCTCAAAAAATGAGATAGATTTTGGCTCGAGGTTATTAATTGAGTCGTTTGAAATGCCAAGTACAGAAGGAAAGATACTTGATGTTGGTTGTGGGTATGGTCCCATCGGTCTTTCGATTGCAAAGGAATTTGCAACTAGAAAAGTAGATATGGTTGATGTAAATGAGCGTGCAATGACATTAGCTAAAAAAAATGCGGAAATAAACGGCATACATAATGTAAATATTTATTACAGTGATGCGTTAAGAAATATTGATTATGAAGAATATGCAGTGATTTTAACAAATCCACCAATACGTGCCGGAAAAAAAACTGTACATGAAATCTTTGAGACTGGTTATTCAAAATTAAAGCCTAATGGTGAAATGTGGATTGTAATCCAAAAGAAGCAAGGTGCTCCATCTGCGATTGAAAAATTAAAATCGATGTTTACATCAGTTGATGTTATAGCAAAGAGTAAAGGTTATTTTATTATTTGCGCGAAAAAACAATAA
- a CDS encoding 50S ribosomal protein L7/L12, translating into MTKEQIIEAVKNMTVLELNDLVKAIEEEFGVTAAAPVAMVGAGAAAVEEKTEFDVVLASAGDQKIKVIKVVREITGLGLKEAKDLVDNTPKALKEGVSKEEAEEMKAKLEEVGANVEVK; encoded by the coding sequence ATGACTAAAGAACAAATCATTGAAGCAGTTAAAAACATGACTGTTTTAGAACTTAACGACTTAGTAAAAGCTATCGAAGAAGAATTTGGTGTAACTGCTGCTGCTCCTGTAGCGATGGTAGGTGCAGGTGCTGCTGCTGTTGAAGAAAAGACTGAATTTGACGTAGTACTAGCTAGCGCTGGTGACCAAAAGATCAAGGTTATCAAAGTTGTTCGTGAAATCACTGGTCTTGGATTAAAAGAAGCTAAAGACTTAGTAGACAACACTCCAAAAGCTCTTAAAGAGGGAGTTTCTAAAGAAGAAGCTGAAGAAATGAAGGCTAAACTTGAAGAAGTTGGAGCTAACGTTGAAGTTAAGTAA
- a CDS encoding 50S ribosomal protein L10: MSSAVESKKQIVTEIADKLRTSQSTIVVDYRGLTVSQVTELRKQLREAGIDFKVYKNTMTRRAATDAGLEGLNEYLTGPNAIAFGGEDVVAPAKILNEFAKKNEKLEIKAGVIEGNIATVEEVKALAELPSREGLLSMLLSVLQAPIRNLALAAKAVADQKEEQGA; encoded by the coding sequence ATGAGCAGCGCAGTTGAATCAAAAAAACAAATCGTAACTGAAATTGCTGACAAACTTCGTACTAGCCAATCAACAATTGTTGTTGACTACCGTGGTTTAACAGTATCTCAAGTAACTGAATTACGTAAACAACTTCGTGAAGCTGGTATTGATTTCAAAGTGTACAAAAACACTATGACTCGTCGTGCAGCTACTGATGCTGGATTAGAAGGACTTAACGAGTACTTAACTGGACCAAACGCTATTGCATTTGGCGGGGAAGATGTTGTTGCTCCTGCTAAAATTCTTAACGAATTCGCTAAGAAAAACGAAAAGTTAGAAATTAAAGCTGGTGTAATCGAAGGTAATATCGCAACAGTTGAAGAAGTTAAGGCTCTTGCTGAACTTCCTTCTCGCGAAGGTTTACTTTCTATGTTGCTTAGCGTGCTACAAGCACCAATTCGCAATCTTGCTCTTGCTGCAAAAGCTGTTGCAGATCAAAAAGAAGAACAAGGTGCATAA
- a CDS encoding 50S ribosomal protein L1, with amino-acid sequence MAKRGKKYLEAAKLVDRNKAYAVAEAVELVKKTSVAKFDATVEAAFRLGVDPKKADQQIRGAVVLPNGTGKTQRVLVFAKGEKAKEAEAAGADYVGDADYINKINQGWFEFDVIVATPDMMGEVGKLGRVLGPKGLMPNPKTGTVTFDVTKAVNEIKAGKVEYRVDKAGIIHVPVGKVSFDDQKLVENFATVYETLMKVKPAAAKGTYVKNVALSSTMGPGVRVDSSTFAPVK; translated from the coding sequence ATGGCTAAAAGAGGTAAGAAGTATTTAGAAGCTGCTAAGCTTGTAGACCGTAACAAAGCATACGCTGTAGCTGAAGCGGTTGAACTTGTAAAAAAGACAAGTGTTGCTAAATTTGATGCTACTGTAGAAGCTGCTTTCCGTTTAGGAGTAGACCCTAAGAAAGCTGACCAACAAATTCGTGGAGCAGTAGTACTTCCAAATGGTACTGGTAAAACTCAACGCGTATTAGTGTTCGCAAAGGGTGAAAAGGCGAAAGAAGCAGAAGCTGCTGGAGCTGACTATGTTGGGGATGCTGACTACATTAACAAAATCAACCAAGGTTGGTTTGAATTTGATGTAATCGTTGCTACTCCAGACATGATGGGTGAAGTTGGTAAACTTGGTCGTGTATTAGGACCTAAAGGTTTAATGCCAAACCCTAAGACTGGTACAGTTACATTTGATGTAACAAAAGCAGTTAACGAAATTAAAGCTGGTAAGGTTGAATACCGTGTTGATAAAGCAGGTATCATTCATGTTCCAGTTGGAAAAGTTTCTTTCGATGATCAAAAGCTTGTTGAGAACTTTGCAACTGTATATGAAACACTTATGAAAGTTAAGCCAGCTGCAGCTAAAGGTACTTATGTGAAGAACGTTGCATTAAGTTCTACAATGGGTCCTGGTGTAAGAGTAGATTCTTCTACATTTGCTCCTGTAAAATAG
- the rplK gene encoding 50S ribosomal protein L11: MAKKVIKIVKLQIPAGKANPAPPVGPALGQAGVNIMGFCKEFNARTADQAGLIIPVEITVFEDRSFTFITKTPPAAVLLKVVAGIQSGSGEPNKKKVATVKRDKVREIAEQKMPDLNAASVEAAMRMVEGTARSMGIVIED, from the coding sequence GTGGCTAAAAAAGTTATTAAAATTGTAAAGCTTCAAATTCCTGCCGGTAAAGCGAACCCAGCACCACCAGTTGGACCAGCACTAGGTCAAGCAGGTGTTAACATCATGGGATTCTGTAAAGAATTCAATGCGCGTACGGCTGATCAAGCTGGATTAATTATTCCTGTTGAAATTACGGTATTTGAAGACCGTTCATTTACATTTATTACAAAAACTCCACCTGCTGCAGTATTATTAAAAGTAGTAGCTGGAATTCAGTCTGGTTCTGGTGAACCAAACAAGAAGAAAGTTGCAACAGTTAAGCGTGATAAAGTACGCGAAATTGCTGAACAAAAAATGCCTGACTTAAATGCAGCAAGCGTTGAAGCTGCTATGAGAATGGTAGAAGGTACAGCACGTAGCATGGGTATTGTCATCGAAGACTAA
- the nusG gene encoding transcription termination/antitermination protein NusG: MEKQWYVIHTYSGYENKVKANLEKRVESMGMQDKIFRVIVPEEEETEIKNGKKKVTKKKVFPGYVLVEIIVTDDSWYVVRNTPGVTGFVGSAGSGSKPTPLQPEEIAFILKRMGMEQTRIDVDFELKESVRVTEGPFANFTGSIEEIDKVKQKAKVHVNMFGRETPVELDFSQIEKL, encoded by the coding sequence ATGGAAAAACAATGGTATGTTATTCATACATATTCTGGCTATGAGAACAAGGTAAAAGCAAACCTTGAGAAGCGTGTAGAATCAATGGGAATGCAAGATAAGATCTTCCGTGTAATTGTACCAGAAGAAGAAGAGACAGAAATAAAAAATGGGAAAAAGAAAGTAACAAAAAAGAAAGTATTCCCAGGCTATGTATTAGTTGAAATTATCGTAACTGACGATTCCTGGTATGTTGTTCGTAATACACCAGGTGTTACAGGATTCGTTGGTTCTGCAGGCTCTGGTTCTAAGCCAACACCTCTTCAACCAGAAGAAATTGCGTTTATCCTTAAACGCATGGGTATGGAACAGACAAGAATCGATGTTGACTTCGAATTGAAGGAAAGTGTAAGGGTAACAGAAGGTCCATTTGCTAACTTCACAGGTTCTATTGAAGAGATTGATAAAGTGAAGCAAAAGGCAAAAGTGCATGTAAATATGTTCGGACGTGAAACACCAGTAGAGCTAGACTTCTCTCAAATTGAAAAATTATAA
- the secE gene encoding preprotein translocase subunit SecE, with the protein MQRLTKFFRNVVREMKKVSWPKRRELTRYTITVVSTVTFVAVFFAIVDLGISELIRLILE; encoded by the coding sequence ATGCAACGTTTGACGAAGTTTTTTCGTAATGTAGTTCGTGAAATGAAGAAGGTAAGCTGGCCGAAGAGAAGAGAATTAACTCGTTATACTATAACTGTAGTATCTACAGTAACATTTGTAGCCGTTTTCTTTGCTATTGTAGATTTAGGAATTTCTGAATTAATTCGTTTAATACTTGAATAA
- the rpmG gene encoding 50S ribosomal protein L33, whose product MRKKAVLACEVCFSRNYSTMKKDNQNERLEINKFCKVCNSHTVHKETK is encoded by the coding sequence ATGCGTAAAAAAGCAGTACTAGCTTGTGAAGTTTGTTTTAGTCGCAATTACAGTACGATGAAAAAAGATAACCAAAATGAGAGACTAGAGATTAATAAATTTTGTAAAGTATGCAACTCGCATACCGTGCATAAAGAGACAAAATAA
- the sigH gene encoding RNA polymerase sporulation sigma factor SigH, whose translation MKFDVLEDEVVVDYVHQGDSEALEYLINKYRNFVRSKARSYFLIGADREDIIQEGMIGLYKAIRDFKEDKLSSFKAFAELCITRQIITAIKTATRQKHIPLNSYVSLDKPIYDEESDRTLMDVISGARVTDPEELIINQEEFDDIEVKMSELLSDLERKVLALYLDGQSYQEISEELNRHVKSIDNALQRVKRKLERYLELREISL comes from the coding sequence ATGAAGTTTGATGTTTTAGAAGATGAAGTAGTTGTTGATTATGTTCACCAAGGCGATTCAGAAGCCTTGGAGTATTTGATTAACAAATATAGAAACTTTGTGCGTTCAAAAGCACGGTCGTATTTCCTAATTGGTGCAGATCGCGAAGACATCATTCAAGAAGGAATGATAGGATTATATAAGGCTATTCGAGATTTTAAAGAGGATAAATTATCTTCTTTCAAGGCGTTTGCAGAGCTTTGTATAACAAGACAAATTATTACAGCCATTAAGACCGCAACAAGACAGAAGCATATCCCTTTAAATTCTTACGTTTCTTTGGACAAGCCTATATATGATGAAGAGTCAGACCGTACCCTTATGGATGTAATCTCTGGTGCCAGAGTGACAGACCCTGAGGAACTGATTATCAATCAAGAAGAATTTGATGATATTGAAGTAAAAATGTCGGAGCTCTTAAGTGATCTAGAGAGGAAAGTTTTGGCACTATACTTAGATGGACAATCCTATCAGGAGATATCTGAAGAATTAAATAGGCATGTAAAATCAATTGACAATGCACTTCAGCGTGTCAAACGAAAACTAGAGCGATATTTAGAATTACGGGAGATTTCCCTGTAA
- the rlmB gene encoding 23S rRNA (guanosine(2251)-2'-O)-methyltransferase RlmB gives MSEEMVMGKNAVIEALKSGRDINKIWVAEGAQKGQTQQVLQLAKESGVIVQFAPRKKLDQMAEGNHQGIVAQVAAYKYSELDDLFALANERGQDPFFLLLDEIEDPHNLGSILRTADAAGAHGVIIPKRRAVGLTATVAKASTGAIEYIPVVRVTNMSRTIEELKERGVWIVGTDASGKLDYRQMDATLPLGIVIGSEGKGMSRIVRDKCDFLVQLPMVGKVTSLNASVAGSLLMYEVLRKRQPFGE, from the coding sequence ATGTCAGAAGAGATGGTAATGGGTAAAAATGCGGTAATTGAAGCATTAAAATCAGGACGAGACATTAATAAAATTTGGGTAGCAGAAGGCGCGCAAAAAGGACAAACACAACAGGTATTGCAACTTGCAAAGGAATCAGGCGTAATCGTACAGTTTGCACCTAGAAAGAAACTAGATCAGATGGCAGAAGGGAACCATCAGGGTATAGTTGCACAGGTAGCAGCATATAAATACTCAGAGCTGGATGACCTGTTTGCACTGGCTAACGAAAGAGGGCAAGATCCATTTTTTCTATTATTAGATGAAATTGAGGATCCGCATAATCTTGGATCGATCCTTAGAACGGCTGATGCAGCGGGGGCACACGGGGTAATTATCCCCAAACGTAGAGCAGTCGGTTTAACTGCAACAGTGGCAAAAGCATCGACTGGAGCAATTGAGTATATACCTGTAGTTCGCGTGACTAATATGTCTCGTACCATTGAAGAGTTAAAAGAACGAGGCGTATGGATTGTTGGAACAGATGCATCAGGAAAGTTGGACTACAGACAGATGGATGCAACCTTACCTTTAGGCATCGTAATTGGATCCGAAGGAAAAGGAATGAGCCGAATCGTACGGGATAAATGTGATTTCTTAGTTCAGTTACCAATGGTTGGAAAGGTTACATCACTGAATGCATCAGTAGCAGGAAGTTTACTCATGTATGAGGTTCTTCGAAAACGACAACCTTTTGGAGAATGA
- a CDS encoding Mini-ribonuclease 3: MVSYKEINAELLNSLALAYMGDAIYEAKVRHHLLLKGSVRPNYLHRESTKFVSAKAQSYIIHELLNQNELDEKEEAVVRRGRNAKSGTTPKNTDVQTYRYSTAFEALLGYHYLSENIERLEYLMKRSIQLIEERGGN, encoded by the coding sequence ATGGTTTCATATAAGGAGATAAACGCTGAGCTACTAAATAGCTTAGCATTAGCTTATATGGGTGATGCCATTTATGAAGCAAAAGTACGGCATCACCTTTTACTGAAAGGTAGCGTAAGGCCGAATTATCTGCACCGCGAGTCTACAAAGTTTGTGTCAGCAAAAGCACAATCTTATATCATCCATGAGCTGCTGAATCAAAATGAACTTGATGAAAAAGAAGAAGCAGTTGTGAGGCGTGGTAGAAACGCTAAATCAGGAACAACTCCAAAGAATACAGACGTACAAACGTACCGATACAGTACTGCGTTTGAAGCTTTATTAGGTTATCACTACTTATCGGAGAATATTGAACGATTGGAATATCTGATGAAAAGATCAATTCAATTAATTGAGGAGAGAGGAGGAAATTAA